Within the candidate division KSB1 bacterium genome, the region GTTCCGGCGCTGCGCAAGCGTTTCAATTATAAAAACGTGATGCAAGTGCCGCGTTTGGATCGCATCGTGGTGAATATGGGCGTTGGCGAAGCGGTGGAAGATCAAAAGCATCTCGACCACGCCATTGAAGACTTGCAAATCATCACCGGGCAAAAACCGGCGATTCGCCGCGCCAAAAAATCGATCTCGAATTTCAAATTGCGCCAAGGCATGCCGGTTGGGTGCATGGTGACGCTGCGTCGCTGGCGCATGTACGAGTTTTTGGACCGCTTTATCAGTCTGGCGGTTCCACGTATTCGTGATTTTCGTGGTTTGCCGGACAACTCGTTTGACGGCCGCGGCAATTATACGATTGGCCTGAAGGAGCAAATTATATTTCCGGAAATCAACTACGACAAAGTGGCCAAGATTCGCGGCATGAATATCACTTTTGTCACCACGGCGAAAACCGACGAGGAATGTCACGAGTTGCTCTCGGCGTTGGGTATGCCGTTCCGGAAGCGCTAACGGCTGCGGATAGCACACAAAAGGTTTTGAGGATGTCGCCCGCAGAATGACGCCGATAAAAAGTTATCCGAAAAATTGACGAAGAAGGAATTTATTGTGCCAAGAAAAGCTTTACGGGAAAAACAGCAGCGACCGCCGAAATTTTCGACGCGCAAATATAATCGCTGCTTGCAGTGTGGTCGTCAGCGCGCGTTTTATCGGCGGTTTGGACTATGCCGCCTTTGCTTCCGCAGCCTCGCGCTCGATGGCAAAATTCCAGGTGTGACCAAGGCAAGTTGGTGAGATAAAACGTTGGACGCTTAGACGGTTTGCCAGTTGAAACGTTGATTTTTCAGCCGTCGAGCCGTCTTAATGGTCGAACTTCATGGATTTCGATAGGAAAATGAACGCATGCAAACCGATCCCATCGCTGATTTTTTAACCTGCATTCGCAATGCCGGCAGGGCTGGGCATCAGAAAGTTGATGTTCCAGCGTCAAAAATTAAAACGGAAATCGCCAGGCTTTTGCAGTTTTATGGGTATATTCAAGATCATCTCATCATCAAGGATAACAAGCAAAACGTCTTGCGGATTTATTTGAAGTACGACGAAAACAACAAGCCAGTGATCAACGGTTTGCGGCGAGTGAGCACGCCGGGGGCACGGCGCTATGTCGGCGCCGACGAGTTGCCCCGCGTGTTCAACAATTTAGGCCTGGCGATTTTGTCGACGCCCAGGGGGCTTCTGGCCGAACGCGATGCCAAAAAGCTTCACGTCGGCGGCGAGGTTTTGTGTTATGTCTGGTAATTGACGATTTTTTGTTAAGGCAAAAATTAAAATTTATCATGTCACGTGTAGGTAAAAAACCGATCAAAATCCCTGCCGGAGTGCAAGTCAGCGTTGACGGCTCCCGTTTCAAAGTCAAGGGGCCGAAAGGCGAACTGCAACGCGAGATCGACCCGCGCATCAGCGTCACCGTAAAAGACGGCATGCTTACGGTGAGCCGCCCTGGCGAGGAGAAGTTCTTCAAGGCGCTGCACGGCCTTTATCGTAGCTTGCTCAACAACATGGTCACAGGCGTAACCAAAGGCTACGAGAAAAAACTGGAGATCGTCGGTGTTGGTTTTAAGGCCGAGTTGAAAAACAAGCGTCTGGTGTTGCAAATTGGCTTTTCCCATCCGATTGTTTTCGCGCCCCCGCCGGAAATCAATATCGCTTGTGAAAGCCCCACGATGATTGCGGTTAGCGGCGTAGACAAAGAATTGGTGGGACAAGTCGCGGCGAAAATCCGCGAATTCAGACCACCCGAACCCTATAAGGGTAAGGGCATCAAGTACATCGACGAAGTCGTCCGCCGCAAGGCCGGCAAGACGGCTGGAAGCTAAAAGGGTAAGCCTGTGAGAGAGTACAGAGATTACAAGCCGTACCGAAAAGAGTATGGCAAAGATTACAAGCCGTACAAAAAAGATTACCGGGACCGGGATTATCGGTTCTCAAAGGACAAACCATCGGGAGAAGGGAAGTCTATGGGTTTTAAGCGTGTGGACAAGCGGGAACGGCGTTTCAAAAAGAAGCGGATGATCCGCAAAAAGGTGTATGGCACCTCTGAGCGCCCGCGTTTGGTGGTCTTTCGCAGCCTGAAAAATATTTACGGCCAACTGGTCGATGATACTGTGAAGAAGACTATTACCACCGTTTCATCCCGCACCAAAGAGATTTTGGAAGAGATGAAAAATCATCCGGACAAGAGCCAGGTCGCCAGGCTGGTCGGCAAGGTGTTGGCGAAAAAGGCCCAGTCGCTGGGCTTCAAGCGTGTCGTGTTTGACCGCAATGGTTATGTCTATCACGGCCGTGTCAAAGCGCTGGCAGAAGGCGCGCGCGAGGGCGGTTTGGAGTTTTAATTTTACCCAAGCCCGATTGGTCTGGATGATGATGAGTTTTGGACGCTGCATTTGTCGTGCTGGCGATGGAGAATTATTGTGCGCAAAGAAAGAATCAGTTCAACGGAATTGGAATTAAAAGAGCATGTGGTGGCGATTAATCGCACCGCCAAGGTCGTCAAGGGCGGCCGGCGATTTGGCTTCAACGCCATTGTTGTTGTCGGCGACCGCCATGGCCACGTCGGGTATGGACTTGGCAAGGCGAATGAAGTGAGTGATGCAATTTCCAAAGGCACGGAAAACGCCAGAAAGAACTTGCTGCGTGTGCCGATTTTGCGCCATACGCTGCCGCATGAGGTAAAAGCCAAATACGGCGCGGCGAAAGTGTTCTTGAAGCCCGCCTCACCTGGAACCGGCGTGATTGCCGGCGGCCCGGTGCGTGCGATCATGGAAGCGGCGGGCGTGCAGGATGTGTTGTCGAAATCCATCGGCTCCTCGAATCCGCACAACGTCGTCAAAGCGACGATGGAAGCGTTGAAGAGCTTGATGGACGCGCCGGCCGTGGCGCGGCGCCGCGGCCTGACAACACAGGAGTTGTTCAAGCGCAGCCTGGTCGAAGGGTGATTTTTTGCAGTAGTGCCTTTAGGCGCTTTCATGCGTCATCAAAAATTTTTCCCCTGAAGGCTATGCCCGGAGAGGTTATGACGAAATAATGGTTTTTAGAAATGAGCACGAACAAGAAACTAAAAATTACGCAAACGCGCAGTTACATCGGCCATCCCGCCGATCAGCGCGCCACGCTGAAAGCGCTGGGCTTGCGCCGGATTCGGCATGCGGTCGTGCACAACGACTCGCCTCAAATCCGCGGCATGGTCCGAAAAGTCATTCATTTGGTTCGCGTCGAAGAGGTTTGAGATGGATTTAGGAAATTTGCATTACGCGCCGCGTTCGCGCAAAAATCGTAAACGCCTCGGCATCGGTGAAGGCTCCGGACACGGCGGCACGTCGACCAAAGGCCACAAGGGACAGCTCTCGCGCGCCGGCACCAAGACCAACCCCTGGTTCGAAGGCGGGCAGATGCCGTTGCAGCGCCGTCTGCCCAAACGTGGTTTTACCAATATTTTTAGAATTGAATATCAAACCGTCAATGTCAAGAGCCTGCAGCGCTTGCAAAATGTGAATGAAGTCACGCCCGCGGTGCTTTATCAAAATGGTTTGATCGGCAAAAAAAATCAGCTTGTGAAAATTCTCGGCGGCGGTGATTTGCAGAAGGCGCTGACGGTGCACGCGCATGCCTTCAGCAAGAGCGCGCTGGAAAAAATTGAAAAGGCCGGCGGCAAGACGGCTGTGCTCGCGGCAGCGAAATAGTCTGACTGGCAACGAAAAGAGAACAGCAACGAAAGCTTTGTCATAGCGGAACAACATGCTCGAAAGCATTCAGAATATCTTCAAGATTCCGGAGCTGAGAAAACGGGTTATTTTTACGCTGCTCATTTTGCTCGTCGAGCGCATCGGAACGCATGTGCCGGTTCCCGGAATTAACAGCCGGGTGTTGTTGGATTATTTCAGCAGCATGCAAGGCGGCGGACTGTTGGGTTTGTATGATCTGTTTGCCGGCGGGGCGTTTAGCCGGGCGACGGTTTTTGCCCTCGGCATTATGCCTTACATTTCGGCTTCCATCATCATCCAGCTTCTCGGCGCGGTGATGCCGTTTTTCCAGCGCCTGCAAAAGGAGGGCGAGGAAGGGCGCAAAAAAATTACACAATACACCCGCTACGGCACGGTGCTGATTGCAGCGTTACAAGCCTATGGCGTGAGCATTTTTTTGGAGTCGATCGAGTTGAACGGCGTGGCGGCGGTGGTCGACAAAGGCTGGGACTTTCGGTTGTTGACGATGATTACGCTCACCGCCGGCACGATTCTGATCATGTGGTTCGGCGAGCAAATTACCGAACGCGGCATCGGCAACGGTATTTCGCTGATTATCTTTATCGGGATTATTGCGCGCCTGCCGGAAGCGATACTCGATGAGGTGCAATTAATCATGAGCGACACTCGTGAAATTTTGACGGAGGTCGCGCTGCTGGCGATTATGGTGGGATGCATTGCCGCTGTCGTTGCCATTACCCAGGGCACGCGAAAAATTCCGGTGCAATATGCCAAGCGGGTGGTCGGTCGCAAGGTCTATGGCGGGCAAAGCACGCACATTCCGCTGCGCGTCAACACCGCCGGCGTCATGCCGATCATCTTCGCGCAGTCGATCATGTTTATCCCCACCACCATTGCGCAGTTTTTTCCGAAAAGCGAATTCATGCAGTCGGTGGCGCGGGTTTTTGATTTGCAATCCACAGTTTACTGGATCGTGTATGGTGTTTTGATTATCTTTTTCACTTATTTCTATACCGCCATTGCCTTTAATCCGGTCGATGTTGCGGATAACATGAAGAAGCACGGCGGCTTCATTCCCGGCGTGCGACCTGGCAGGCATACGTCGGAGTTCATTGACAATATTTTGATGAAGATCACGCTCCCCGGCTCGATTTTTTTGGCCGTGATCGCCATTTTCCCGCATCTGATTACGAGCACGGTGCATGTGTCTTATAATTTCGCCTCGTTTTTTGGCGGCACCTCGCTGCTGATCATCGTCGGCGTCGCTTTGGATACACTGCAGCATCTGGAGTCGCATCTGCTGATGCGACATTATGACGGCTTCATCAAGGGAGGCCGAGTCAAAGGCAGGCGTTTGGCATAAGGTGCTTGCCCAGCTTAGTTTGCCGGTCATATCCCAAAATTTCTTTGAGACGTATGGAGTTGATTTTTATTGGTTATCCTGGCGCCGGCAAAGGTACGCAAGCGGCTTTGTTGAGCCAGTATTTCAACAACATTCCAAAAATCTCGACCGGCGATATTTTGCGGGCGGCGGTGGCAGCCAAAACTGACCTTGGGCTCAAGGCGAAGTTGTTCATGGATGCCGGCGAGTTGGTGCCCGACAACCTCATCATCGATTTGGTGGTGCAACGCATTAGCGAGCCAGACTCGGCCAGGGGTTATATTCTCGACGGCTTCCCACGCAACATTCATCAAGCGCAGGAACTGGATCGCGTGTTGTTGAATTATCGGCGCCCCATCGCCGCTGTAATCAGCCTCGAAATTGAAAAGAAGAAGGTGATCGCGCGCCTTACCAGCCGCCGGGTGTGCAGCAAATGCGGGCATCTTTACAATTTGATCAGTGACCCGCCGCCGGCGAATAATCGCTGTGAATTTTGCGGCGGCGACATTTATCAACGTTCGGACGACAAGCCCGAAACGGTTCTGCATCGAATGGAGGTTTACGAAGAGGCCACGCGCCCACTCAAAGCTTATTATGGCTCACAGGGCAAGCTGATTCCAATTGACGGCAGTTTGAGCATAGAAAAAGTTCATGAAGAAATCGTGAACCGAGTAACGAAAGCATTGGCGCAGTTCCAGAGGTGGAAAAAAACTCCGCGTTGACAGCATTGCCGATGAGGCCATCAAGCGAAAAGTTGAATGCACATGAGCCGTACAAAAAGTGAACGTGAAATCGGTCTCATTCGTGAAAGCTGCCGGTTGGTTGTTGAGACTTTTAAGTTCATTGAGCAGATCATTGCCGAAGGTATGACCACCGCTGAATTGGATCACGAAATCGACAAATTTATTCGTGGTTTCGGTGGCCGTCCCGCCTTTAAAGGCTACAAAGTCAACGGCAAGATTTTTCCGGCCAGCAGTTGCATTTCGGTGGAATCGGAAGTGGTGCACGGAATTCCCGGCAAGCGCAAGCTGAAGGCGGGTGAGATCGTGAGTGTTGACGTCGGAGTTGCGTACAACGATTTTTATGGCGATGCGGCGAAAACTTTTGCCATCGGCCAAATCGACGCGCTGCGCCAGCGTTTGATGCGCGTAACCTGGGAATCGCTGTATAAGGGGATCGAACAGGCACGCGCCAAAAACCGACTGAACAACGTCTCCTACGCGATTCAAAGACATGTCGAAGGTGCCGGCTTTAGCGTCGTGCGGGATTTGGTCGGGCACGGCGTTGGCCGACATTTGCACGAAGAGCCGCAAATTCCAAATTATGGCAAACCCAACGAAGGCCCGAAACTGAAACCCGGCATGGTGTTGGCCATTGAGCCCATGGTCAATGCCGGCGGGCATGAAGTGATTACCGCGGAAGATGAATGGACCGTCTTGACCGCAGATAAACAACCGTCGGCTCATTTTGAGCATACGATTGTCATAAGGGAAGGAGAAGCGGAGATCTTAACACAAGGTTTGTAGCTTTATGCCGAAAGAAGAATCGATCAAAGTTGATGGAACCATCGTCGAGACTTTACCGAACGCCACGTTTCGCGTCGAGCTCGAAAACGGCCACAAGGTGTTGGCACATATTTCCGGCAAGATGCGCATGCACTTTATCAAGATTCTTCCCGGCGACAAGGTGACGGTGGAGTTGTCGCCTTATGATCTCTCGCGCGGCCGAATTACCTATAGATATAAATAAATTTACGCGACGGGCAGAGCGCCTGTCGGAATATTCAAATTGATATGAAGCGCCAGGCCGGTTGCCTGTTCTACGAGGTCGAATATGAAAGTTCGTTCATCCATAAAAAAAATTTGCGATAAATGCAAAATCATCCGCCGCAAAGGCAAGATGATGGTGATTTGCAGCAATCCCAAACACAAGCAGCGGCAAGGATGAAATCTCGCATCGCGCATGGAGCAGAACGCCAAGCGAATGGCGTCATGCTCTTCGCGCGATGCTCTGGGCCTAATTTCTAACGGAGACAAAAGATGGCGCGTATTGCAGGCGTCGACCTGCCACGCGAAAAGCGTGTGGAAGTGGCGTTGACCTATATTTATGGTATCGGCCGCAACAATTCCAAGGTTATTTTGCAACAGGCTGAAGTCAGCCCCGATATTCGGGTAAAGGATCTGAGCAACGAACAAGTCGCGAAGATTCGCTCGATCATTGCCGCGGATTACAAAGTCGAAGGTGCGTTGCGCGGTGAGATCGGCATGAACATCAAGCGGTTGATGGATATTGGCTGTTATCGCGGCTTGCGGCATCGCCGCGGTTTGCCGGTGCGCGGCCAACGCACCCACACCAATGCTCGCACCCGGCGTGGTCGCCGCAAGACCATCGGCGGTATGAAGAAAGTCGTCGGCAAGCAATAAAACGTTTGCCCCGATTTTCCGTGAGCAAACAATCAAGGCAAATCGGGGCTAATCTAAACAGGAGAAAAATCCTTTGGCTACGGCAACAGGTGTCAAGAAAAAGCGCGGCAAGAAAAAAGAAAAAGTCGAAGCGGTCGGATTGGCGTGTATTCAATCGACTTTCAACAACACGATTGTGACGCTGACCGATGTGTATGGCAATGTGATAAGCTGGGCCTCCGCCGGCCGTGTCGGCTTCAAAGGCTCGCGTAAAAGCACGCCGTTTGCCGCGCAAGTGGCGGCAGAAAATGCCGCAAAAAGCGCGATGGACATGGGCTTGCGTCGGGTCGAAGTTTTGTTGAGCGGGCCTGGGGCCGGGCGTGAAGCCGCCGTGCGTTCCTTGCAGGCAGCGGGGCTGGAGATTTCAGCCATCAAAGACATCACGCCGATTCCGCACAACGGCTGCCGGCCGCCAAAACGTCGCCGGGTCTGATTCAGAGAAATTATTGCCGCGACAAGATTGTATCCCTTGTTGTGTGACTTGACAATTGTAAAAATCATACAAGTAATTTTGATGACAGGACAGGGTTGTCCTGTTGAATTACGGAGGCGTTAAGAGTCAAAATATGGCACGTTATACTGGGCCAGTTTGCAAATTGTGTCGCCGCGAGGAGAAAAAACTTTTCCTCAAAGGCGCAAAATGTTTTTCGCCGAAATGCCCGGTGGAAAAGCGCCAGTTCGCGCCCGGGCAGCATGGACGCACGCGCCGCACGAAGCTGTCGGCGTATGGAGTGCAATTGCGTGAAAAACAAAAAATCCGGCGAATTTATGGCTTGCTCGAGCGGCAGTTCCGCAACTATTACGAAAAAGCGCTGAAGATTAAAGGCGTGACCGGTGAGAACTTGCTCCGCTTGCTGGAACGACGTTTGGATAACATCGTTTATCGCCTCGGCTTTGCGCCCTCGCGCAATGCGGCGCGGCAACTGGTTCGCCACCGCCATTTTATGGTCAATAACCGTTTGGTCGATATTCCATCCTTTTCCCTGCGTCCGGGCGACGTCATCAAGGTTCGGGATAAAAGCCGCAAAATGGAATTGATCCACGCCAGCATGCGCAAAATGAAAGAAGGACGCCTGTTGCCCTGGCTGGAACTGGATAAAGCGAATATGTCCGGAACGGTTCTCGAGATCCCAGGACGGGCAGATATTCCCATCGAGGCCAACGAGAACCTCGTGGTTGAATTATACTCGAAGTAATGAATCCCATTGCGGGATTGAACCAAGATCGGAGATGCTTACTATGACTTGGCCCAATTTACAAATGCCCGAAAGCGTCGAGCTTGAGGAGTCGAGCTATTCGAGCACGTTCGGCAGATTTATTGTACAACCCCTGGAACGCGGCTTCGGCACCACGATCGGCAACGCCTTGCGCCGGGTTCTGTTGTCGTCGCTGCCGGGCGCGGCCATTACCATGATCAAAGTCGACGGCGTTCATCATGAATTTTCAACTATTCCCGGCGTCGTCGAAGACGTCTCGGAAATGATTTTGAATCTCAAAGAAGTCCGCTTCAAGCTCATCAATAAGAAGCCGGATAAGGTGCTTTTGGAACTCAAGGGCCCCCATGAATTTAAAGCCGGTGATATCCAAAACGGCACAACGGATTTCGAGATTCTCAATCCGGACCATCACATTGCAACATTGAACAAAGGCGCGGAGGTCAATCTCGAGCTGCGCATCGGCCGCGGCCACGGCTACGTGCCGGCGGAAGAAAACAAGATTCCCGACATGCCGCTCGGCTCGATTCCGATTGACGCCATTTATACGCCGATCAAAAACGTCAGCTATCGCGTCGAAAATATTCGCGTGCAGCAGCGTATCGACTACGAGAAGCTGATCATGGAGATTACAACCGACGGCAGCATCACGCCCGACGATGCGCTCACCTATGCCGGCAAAATTCTCCGCGATCACGTCAACCTCTTCATTAATTTCGACATCAAACCGGAAGTTGAAGAAGAGCCGGCGCAGGTCGACGAAGAGGTGTTGCGGGTGCGCAAGCTGCTGAAGATGTCGGTGGACGAGCTGGAATTGTCCGTGCGCTCGTACAACTGCTTGATGGCTGCCAACATCAAAACCATCGGCGATCTCGTGCGCCGCGACGAGCAGGAAATGCTGAAGTTCCGCAACTTTGGCCGCAAGTCGCTGCAAGAGCTGACGCAAATTCTCGAAGAAAAGGGCCTGCGCTTCGGCATGGAAGTGGAGAAGTATTTGAGCAACGGCCACGAGTAGGCTGCGAAAGACGCTAAGCACACCCAACGAGTTTGATGATTGTTCTGAATAAATTTTGCGTTTTTTTCGTGTGTTTAACGGGCGAGAAATTTGACTATTTGAAACCAGGAAACAATGCGCCATTTAAAAGATGTTAAAAAATTGGGCCGCACTGCCAGCCATCGTCACGCCACCCTGGCGAATTTAGCCGTGGCAGTGATCGAGCACAAGCAGATCCGCACCACCACCCCCAAGGCCAAGGAGACGCGCCGCTTCGTCGAACGCTTGATTACGCACGCCAAGAAAAACACCGTGGCGGCGCGGCGTCTCGTGTTCAGCAAATTGCGCCAACGCGCCGCGGTCAAAACGCTTTTTGATGACATCGCCCCAAAATTTGCCGGTCGCAATGGCGGTTACACACGCGTGATCAAATTGGGCCGCCGTCAGGGTGACGGCGCCGAGCTGGCAATCATCGAGCTGGTCGGTTACGAAAGCGTGCAAGTCGAGAAGCAGCAAAAGGCCTTTGAAAAACGCGCCGAACGCAAGAAACGCGAAAAACAAACCGCTTCCGAGCGCGAGAAGGAAAAAGCGAAACAGGAAGAGGAAAAATAACTTTACACGTGCTGCGTGTTCGGAACTATGAAGCCAGGGCGAATTCCGGCGTTCCCTCAGACTCCGCCAAGAGAATGAGAAGTCGGAGGCCGCGCTGGCTTTTTTGTTTTTTTCTTGCTATATTTATTGCAGCACAGAGTGTGTGTATGTCTATAAAGCAACCACAAGTGAAATGAGGCCCTGCGCTGTTTGATTCCATTCATGGGCAAAAAGCAAAGTGGTAAGCAAAAGAAAAGTTTGTCGTTGCAACGTAAGCAGACAGCCTAATAACTAATTTGCGTTTATGAGAGGAATGAGCCATGTCCTCATTCGAACCTCGCCAAATTCGCGCACCGCGCGGCCATACCCTCACCTGCAAAGGCTGGGTGCAGGAAGCCGCGATGCGCATGTTGATGAACAACCTCGATCCAGAAGTCGGTGAGAACCCCGCGGCGTTGGTGGTGTACGGCGGCCGCGGCAAAGCCGCGCGCAATTGGGCTTGTTACGACGCGATCGTTCGCAGCTTGCGCGAGTTGGAAAATGATGAGACGTTGCTCGTACAATCCGGCAAGCCCGTCGGAATTTTCCGCACGCACGCCGACGCCCCGCGCGTGCTCATTGCCAACTCATTGTTGGTGCCGGCGTGGGCGAATGCCGCGTATTTTCGGGAGCTGGAAGATCGCGGCCTCATCATGTACGGCCAAATGACCGCCGGCAGTTGGATTTATATCGGCACGCAGGGCATTTTGCAAGGCACGTATGAAACCTTTGCCGCCGCCGCGCAAAAACACTTTGGCGGCTCGCTCAAAGGCAGGCTCGTCGTCACTGGCGGCATGGGCGGCATGGGCGGCGCGCAGCCTCTCGCCGCCATCATGAACGGCGCGGCCTGCCTCGTCATCGAAGTCGACCGCCAACGCATCGAGCGCCGCGTGCAAACACGCTACTGTGACCGGCTCTCCGAAAATCTCGATGAAGCGCTGCAAATGGTTTTAACCGCAAGGCAAAAAGGCGAGGCGCTTTCCGTTGGTTTGGTGGGAAATTGCGCCGAGGTTTTGCCGGAGCTCATTCGTCGCAATATCGTGCCGGATATTTTGACGGATCAAACTTCCGCGCACGATGAGTTGAATGGCTATGTGCCGCACGGCATGCCGTATGAAAAAGCGCTGGCATTGCGCCAATCCAATCCGCAAGAGTACATCAAACGCGCGTACGAGTCGATGGCCGTGCATGTGCAAGCGATGCTCGATCTCCAAAAACGCGGGGCGGTCACATTTGACTACGGCAACAACATTCGCGCGCAAGCCCAAAAAGCCGGTGTCGCAAATGCCTTCGATTTTCCCGGCTTCGTGCCGGCTTACATTCGCCCGCTCTTCTGCGAGGGCAAGGGCCCATTCCGCTGGGCCGCGCTTTCCAGCGATCCCGAAGATATTCGCCTCACCGACAAGCTCGTGCTCGATCTTTTTCCGGAAAATGGCTCGCTGCGGCGCTGGA harbors:
- the rplQ gene encoding 50S ribosomal protein L17 → MRHLKDVKKLGRTASHRHATLANLAVAVIEHKQIRTTTPKAKETRRFVERLITHAKKNTVAARRLVFSKLRQRAAVKTLFDDIAPKFAGRNGGYTRVIKLGRRQGDGAELAIIELVGYESVQVEKQQKAFEKRAERKKREKQTASEREKEKAKQEEEK
- the hutU gene encoding urocanate hydratase — its product is MSSFEPRQIRAPRGHTLTCKGWVQEAAMRMLMNNLDPEVGENPAALVVYGGRGKAARNWACYDAIVRSLRELENDETLLVQSGKPVGIFRTHADAPRVLIANSLLVPAWANAAYFRELEDRGLIMYGQMTAGSWIYIGTQGILQGTYETFAAAAQKHFGGSLKGRLVVTGGMGGMGGAQPLAAIMNGAACLVIEVDRQRIERRVQTRYCDRLSENLDEALQMVLTARQKGEALSVGLVGNCAEVLPELIRRNIVPDILTDQTSAHDELNGYVPHGMPYEKALALRQSNPQEYIKRAYESMAVHVQAMLDLQKRGAVTFDYGNNIRAQAQKAGVANAFDFPGFVPAYIRPLFCEGKGPFRWAALSSDPEDIRLTDKLVLDLFPENGSLRRWIQLAGERVKFQGLPARICWLGYGERAKFGIALNELVASGKIKAPVVIGRDHLDTGSVASPNRETESMLDGSDAIADWPILNALLNTASGASWVSVHHGGGVGIGYSIHAGQVIVADGTKEASRRLERVLTNDPGIGIARHVDAGYDLARKVAKEKGVRIPMMG